From one Neofelis nebulosa isolate mNeoNeb1 chromosome 4, mNeoNeb1.pri, whole genome shotgun sequence genomic stretch:
- the APC2 gene encoding adenomatous polyposis coli protein 2 isoform X2, whose translation MTSSVAPYEQLVRQVEALKAENSHLRQELRDNSSHLSKLETETSGMKEVLKHLQGKLEQEAGVLVSLGQTEVLEQLKALQMDITSLYNLKFQPPALGPEPTGRTPEGSPVHGSGPSKDSFGELSRATIRLLEELDRERCFLLNEIEKEEKEKLWYYSQLQGLSKRLDELPHVETFSMQMDLIRQQLEFEAQHIRSLMEERFGTSDEMVQRAQIRASRLEQIDQELLSAQDRVQQTEPQALLAVKSVPVDEDPETEVPTHPEDGVPQPGNSKVEVVFWLLSMLATRDQEDTARTLLAMSSSPESCVAMRRSGCLPLLLQILHGTEAGAGGRDGSAGATGAKDARMRANAALHNIVFSQPDQGLARKEMRVLHVLEQIRAYCETCWDWLQARDGAEGGGASGAPVPIEPQICQATCAVMKLSFDEEYRRAMNELGGLQAVAELLQVDYEMHRMTRDPLNLALRRYAGMTLTNLTFGDVANKAALCARRGCMEAIVAQLASESEELHQVVSSILRNLSWRADIHSKKVLREVGSMTALMRCVLRASKESTLKSVLSALWNLSAHSTENKAAICQVDGALGFLVRTLTYKCQSNSLAVIESGGGILRNVSSLIATREDYRQVLRDHNCLQTLLQHLTSHSLTIVSNACGTLWNLSARSPRDQELLWDLGAVGMLRNLVHSKHKMIAMGSAAALRNLLAHRPAKYQATATAVSPGACAPSLYVRKQRALEAELDTRHLAQALGHLEKQGLPEAEAEAASKKPLPPLRHLDGLARDYASDSGCFDDDEAPSLAAAASTAEPASPAVLSLFLGSPFLQGQALARAPPARRSGPEAEKEAGGEAAVAARAKAKLALAVARIDRLVEDISALHTSSDDSFSLSSGDPGQEAPREGRAQSCSPCRRPEGRRQEAGGRAHPLLRLQAAHASLSNDSLNSGSSAGDGRCPREHTRPCPLAVLAEHHEGAPCSQARPSRLDLSLPGGREPGGRDGSAADACVRTIKLSPTYQHVPLFEGHPRAGAGAGAGPLAAGARKQAWPPTEGLSQLPEKPAAETAPLRLSRCSSLSSLSSAGRPGPSEAGDLDSDSSLEALEEAGPGKADLDGAWLGPGAASLPVAIPAPHRGRGLGAEDTTPSSSSENCVQETPLVLSRCSSVSSLSSFESPSIASSVPSDPCSGLGSGTVSPSELPDSPGQTVPPSRSKTPPLAPAPPGERESTQFSLQWESYVKRFLDIADRRERCRLPSELDAGSVRFTVEKPDENFSCASSLSALALHEHYVQKDVELRLLPPACPDRGGPGPGPGPGPHLAGHRRRDEAAGCLEGPAAADQELQLLRECLGAAVPARLRKVASALVPGRRALPVPVYMLVPAPARGDDSCTDSAEGTPVAFSSAASLGDETLQGPPRDPPAGQAAGRKTAGREAAARQATGHRHGAWGGGRSAEQARGAGTSRAGLELPLRQPSSACADRDGPRPGQARGDGAPQSLCLTTPTEEAVYCFYDNDSDEEPSGAVAVAPAPPRRASAIPRAVKREHLAGRKDAQATPKAAAKAPPAARAQPSLIADETPPCYSLSSSASSLSEPEPPEQPAGRPRAPEPAVAKVVGPGGRCSGAPSPRAGPGPLRRCVGSAVPGRRLQASGPRRRKPQAARPDKRPAERPQERGDEAAGSDQASDLDSVEWRAIQEGANSIVTWLHQAAAAATHEASSGSDSILSESGLSGSTLQPPVHRKGQRLQAGGAARPRPEKRDSTQAQHGPSGPEKLRGAQKTACRVPAVLRGRTVIYVPSPAPRAQPRGNPGARVAPRKVGAPAQTAAPAKAPSPGQQQQQQQRSRSLHRPGKISELAALSPPQRSATPPARLAKAPSSGSSPASPASQPPPRRPPSGPQAAGPLPGPGASLAPQTPARALLSKQHKTQKSPVRIPFMQRPARRGPPALARAAPEPGPRGRAGAEGSPGARGGRLGLVRVASARSSGSESSDRSGFRRQLTFVKESAGLPRRRRSEVAAPEAATSTSQGGSPRRGRPALPAVFLCSSRCDELRAAPRRPPAARPSPGERPPRRPSSESPSRLPVRTPAARPEAVKRYASLPHISALPGPAADAARRSSDGEARPLPRVAAPGTTWRRIRDEDVPHILRSTLPATALPLVGASPEEGPGGPLQRKTSDAVVQTEDFVASKTNSSTSPSLETRGPPQALGGGPTSFPGSDVDGPCPPKAPTSAPFVHEGLGVAVGGFPTSRHGSPSRAARVPPFNYVPSPMVAATADLAAEKAPTAAPASLLE comes from the exons ATGACGAGCTCCGTGGCGCCCTACGAGCAGCTGGTGCGGCAGGTGGAGGCCTTGAAGGCCGAGAACAGTCACCTGAGGCAGGAGCTGCGAGACAACTCGAGCCACCTGTCCAAGCTAGAGACGGAGACGTCCGGCATGAAg GAGGTCCTGAAGCACTTACAAGGCAAGCTGGAGCAGGAGGCTGGAGTGCTGGTGTCCTTGGGGCAGACGGAGGTGCTGGAACAGCTGAAAG CCCTGCAGATGGACATCACCAGCCTGTACAACCTCAagttccagcccccagccctagGTCCTGAGCCCACTGGCCGGACCCCCGAAGGAAGTCCAGTACACGGCTCCGGGCCTTCTAAGGACAGCTTTGGGGAGCTGAGCCGGGCGACCATCCGGCTGCTGGAGGAACTGGACCGGGAGAG gtgctTCCTGTTGAACGAGAtcgagaaggaggagaaggagaagctcTGGTATTACTCACAGCTGCAGGGCCTGTCCAAGCGCCTGGACGAGCTCCCGCACGTGGAGACG TTCTCGATGCAGATGGACCTGATCCGGCAGCAGCTGGAGTTCGAGGCCCAGCACATCCGCTCGCTGATGGAAGAGCGCTTCGGCACCTCGGACGAGATGGTGCAGCGCGCGCAG ATCCGCGCTTCTCGCTTGGAGCAAATCGATCAGGAGCTGCTGTCCGCACAGGACCGGGTGCAACAGACAGAGCCCCAG GCCCTGCTGGCGGTGAAGTCGGTGCCGGTGGACGAGGATCCAGAGACCGAAGTCCCCACACACCCTGAGGATGGTGTCCCTCAGCCCGGCAACAGCAAG GTGGAGGTGGTCTTCTGGCTGCTGTCCATGCTGGCCACGCGTGACCAGGAGGACACGGCGCGCACCCTGCTGGCCATGTCCAGCTCGCCGGAGAGCTGCGTGGCCATGCGCCGCTCGGGGTGCCTGCCGCTGCTGCTGCAGATCCTGCACGGCACCGAGGCCGGCGCTGGGGGTCGCGACGGAAGCGCCGGGGCGACGGGCGCCAAGGACGCACGCATGCGCGCCAACGCGGCGCTGCACAACATCGTCTTCTCGCAACCTGACCAGGGCCTGGCGCGCAAGGAGATGCGCGTCCTGCACGTGCTGGAGCAGATCCGGGCCTATTGTGAGACCTGCTGGGACTGGCTGCAGGCCAGGGACGGCGCCGAGGGAGGCGGCGCCAGCGGCG CTCCCGTCCCCATCGAGCCCCAGATCTGCCAGGCCACCTGTGCCGTGATGAAGCTGTCTTTTGACGAGGAATACCGCCGAGCCATGAACGAGCTGG GTGGGCTGCAGGCCGTGGCAGAGTTACTGCAAGTTGACTACGAGATGCACAGAATGACCCGGGACCCGCTGAACCTCGCCCTCCGTCGATACGCCGGCATGACCCTCACCAACCTCACCTTTGGAGACGTCGCCAACAAG GCCGCGCTGTGTGCCCGCCGGGGCTGCATGGAGGCCATCGTGGCCCAGCTGGCTTCTGAGAGCGAGGAGCTGCACcag GTTGTGTCCAGCATCCTGCGCAACCTGTCCTGGCGGGCCGACATCCACAGCAAGAAGGTGCTGAGGGAGGTGGGCAGCATGACCGCCCTGATGCGGTGCGTCCTTCGAGCCTCCAAG GAGTCCACCCTGAAGAGTGTGCTCAGCGCCCTGTGGAACCTGTCGGCGCACAGCACGGAGAACAAGGCGGCCATCTGCCAGGTGGACGGCGCCCTGGGCTTCCTGGTGAGGACGCTGACCTACAAGTGCCAGAGCAACTCGCTGGCCGTCATCGAGAGTGGCGGCGGCATCCTGCGCAACGTGTCCAGCCTCATCGCCACGCGGGAGGACTACAG GCAGGTGCTGCGGGACCACAACTGTCTGCAGACGCTGCTGCAGCACCTGACGTCCCACAGCCTGACCATCGTGAGCAACGCGTGCGGCACGCTCTGGAACCTGTCGGCCCGCAGCCCGCGCGACCAGGAGCTGCTGTGGGACCTGGGGGCCGTGGGCATGCTGCGGAACCTGGTGCACTCCAAGCACAAGATGATCGCCATGGGCAGCGCCGCGGCCCTGCGCAACCTGCTGGCCCACCGGCCCGCCAAGTACCAGGCGACGGCCACCGCCGTGTCCCCCGGCGCGTGCGCACCCAGTCTGTACGTGAGGAAGCAGCGGGCGCTGGAGGCCGAGCTGGACACGCGGCATCTGGCCCAGGCGCTCGGCCACCTGGAGAAGCAGGGCCTGCccgaggccgaggccgaggccgcCTCCAAGAAGCCGCTGCCGCCCCTGCGGCACCTGGACGGGCTGGCCCGGGACTACGCCTCCGACTCCGGCTGCTTCGACGACGACGAGGCGCCCTCCCTGGCTGCCGCCGCCTCGACCGCCGAGCCCGCCAGCCCCGCCGTGCTGTCCCTCTTCCTGGGCAGCCCCTTCCTGCAGGGGCAGGCTCTGGCccgcgccccgcccgcccgccgcagCGGCCCGGAGGCGGAGAAGGAGGCCGGCGGGGAGGCGGCCGTGGCGGCCAGGGCCAAGGCCAAGCTGGCGCTGGCGGTGGCGCGGATCGACCGGCTGGTGGAGGACATCTCGGCCCTGCACACCTCGTCCGACGACAGCTTCAGCCTCAGCTCCGGGGACCCCGGGCAGGAGGCCCCGCGGGAGGGCCGCGCCCAGTCCTGCTCCCCTTGCCGGCGGCCGGAGGGCAGGCGGCAGGAGGCCGGCGGCCGGGCCCACCCGCTGCTGCGGCTCCAGGCCGCCCACGCCAGCCTGTCCAACGACAGTCTCAACAGCGGCAGCAGCGCCGGTGACGGGCGCTGTCCCCGCGAGCACACGAGGCCCTGCCCGCTGGCCGTGCTGGCCGAGCACCACGAGGGGGCCCCGTGCAGCCAGGCGCGGCCCAGCCGGCTGGACCTCAGCCTGCCGGGCGGCCGGGAGCCGGGCGGGAGGGACGGCTCTGCGGCCGACGCCTGCGTGCGCACCATCAAGCTGTCGCCCACCTACCAGCACGTGCCGCTCTTCGAGGGCCACCCCAGGGCAggggcgggcgcgggcgcggggccCCTGGCCGCCGGGGCCCGGAAGCAGGCCTGGCCGCCCACGGAGGGCCTGAGCCAGCTGCCCGAGAAGCCGGCGGCAGAGACGGCGCCCCTCCGCCTGTCCCGCTGCAGCTCTCTGTCCTCGCTGTCCTCGGCCGGCCGCCCCGGCCCCAGTGAGGCCGGGGACCTGGACAGCGACTCGTCCCTGGAGGCCCTGGAGGAGGCGGGACCCGGCAAGGCGGACCTGGACGGAGCCTGGCTCGGGCCCGGGGCCGCCTCCCTGCCCGTGGCCATCCCGGCGCCGCACCGGGGCCGCGGCCTGGGGGCGGAGGACACCACGCCGTCCAGCTCCTCGGAGAACTGCGTGCAGGAGACGCCGCTGGTGCTGAGCCGCTGCAGCTCCGTGAGCTCCTTGAGCAGTTTCGAGAGCCCGTCCATCGCCAGCTCCGTCCCCAGCGACCCGTGCAGCGGGCTGGGCAGCGGCACGGTCAGCCCCAGCGAGCTGCCCGACAGCCCCGGGCAGACCGTGCCGCCCAGCCGCAGCAAGACGCCCCCGCTGGCCCCTGCGCCCCCCGGCGAGCGCGAGAGCACCCAGTTCAGCTTGCAGTGGGAGAGCTACGTGAAGCGATTCCTGGACATCGCCGACCGCCGGGAGCGCTGCCGGCTGCCGTCGGAGCTCGATGCCGGCAGCGTCCGCTTCACGGTGGAGAAGCCGGACGAGAACTTCTCGTGCGCCTCGAGCCTCAGCGCGCTGGCCCTGCACGAGCACTACGTGCAGAAGGACGTGGAGCTGCGGCTGCTGCCCCCCGCCTGCCCGGATCGCGGCGGCCCcgggcccggccccggccccggcccgcaCCTCGCGGGGCACCGCCGGCGGGACGAGGCCGCTGGGTGCCTGGAGGGGCCGGCAGCCGCCGACCAGGAGCTGCAGCTGCTGCGCGAGTGCCTGGGGGCAGCCGTGCCCGCCCGGCTCCGCAAGGTGGCCTCGGCCCTGGTGCCCGGCCGCCGCGCGCTGCCCGTGCCTGTGTACATGCTGGTGCCCGCCCCCGCCCGGGGGGACGACTCATGCACCGACTCAGCCGAGGGCACGCCGGTCGCCTTCTCCAGTGCCGCCTCGCTCGGCGACGAGACGCTGCAGGGACCTCCCAGGGACCCACCCGCCGGGCAGGCAGCCGGCCGGAAGACCGCAGGTCGGGAGGCCGCCGCCAGGCAGGCCACCGGGCACCGCCACGGGGCGTGGGGCGGGGGCCGGAGCGCAGAGCAGGCCCGGGGGGCGGGCACGAGCCGGGCGGGGCTGGAGCTGCCCCTCCGCCAGCCCTCGAGCGCCTGCGCGGACAGAGACGGCCCCCGCCCGGGCCAGGCACGTGGGGACGGGGCACCGCAGTCGCTGTGCCTCACGACGCCCACCGAGGAGGCCGTGTACTGCTTCTACGACAACGACTCCGACGAAGAGCCGTCCGGGGCGGTGGCGGTGGCGCCGGCGCCCCCGCGGCGGGCGTCCGCCATCCCCCGTGCCGTGAAGAGAGAGCACCTGGCCGGCAGGAAGGACGCACAGGCCACACCCAAGGCCGCGGCCAAGGCCCCGCCCGCTGCCCGCGCCCAGCCCAGCCTCATCGCCGACGAGACCCCGCCATGCTATTCCCTGAGCTCCTCCGCCAGCTCCCTCAGCGAGCCTGAGCCCCCTGAGCAGCCGGCCGGCCGGCCCCGTGCTCCCGAGCCGGCCGTCGCCAAAGTCGTGGGCCCGGGGGGCAGATGCAGCGGCGCCCCCAGCCcgcgggcggggccggggccgctcCGGCGCTGTGTCGGGTCAGCCGTGCCCGGGCGCCGGCTCCAGGCGTCAGGCCCGCGGCGCCGCAAGCCCCAGGCTGCCCGGCCAGACAAGCGGCCAGCGGAGCGGCCCCAGGAGCGCGGTGACGAGGCGGCGGGCTCAGACCAGGCCTCCGACCTGGACAGCGTCGAGTGGCGCGCCATCCAAGAGGGCGCCAACTCCATCGTCACATGGCTGCACCAGGCGGCGGCCGCGGCCACCCACGAGGCCTCATCTGGCTCTGACTCCATCCTGTCGGAGTCCGGGctgtcaggctccaccctgcaGCCGCCGGTGCACAGGAAGGGACAGCGGCTGCAGGCGGGCGGTGCCGCGAGGCCGAGGCCGGAGAAGCGGGACTCAACCCAGGCCCAGCACGGCCCCAGTGGCCCCGAGAAGCTGCGTGGTGCTCAGAAGACGGCGTGCAGGGTGCCGGCCGTGCTCCGGGGACGGACCGTGATCTATGTGCCCAGCCCGGCCCCCCGGGCACAGCCCAGAGGCAACCCCGGCGCCCGTGTGGCACCGAGGAAGGTGGGAGCCCCTGCGCAGACCGCAGCCCCGGCCAAAGCCCCCAGCCccgggcagcagcagcagcagcagcagcggtcTCGAAGCCTACACCGGCCGGGCAAGATCTCGGAGCTGGCGGCACTGAGCCCCCCGCAGCGGAGCGCCACGCCGCCCGCCCGCCTGGCCAAGGCCCCCTCATCCGGCTCCTCCCCGGCCTCCCCGGCCTCCCAGCCCCCGCCCAGGAGGCCGCCCTCGGGCCCCCAGGCTGCGGGGCCCCTACCTGGGCCCGGGGCGTCTCTGGCGCCCCAGACGCCCGCGCGGGCCCTACTGTCCAAGCAGCACAAGACGCAGAAGTCACCTGTGCGGATCCCCTTCATGCAGAGGCCCGCCAGGCGGGGGCCGCCAGCCCTGGCCCGGGCAGCCCCGGAGCCGGGCCCCAGGGGCCGGGCAGGAGCCGAGGGAAGCCCGGGTGCCCGAGGGGGCCGCCTGGGCCTGGTGCGCGTGGCCTCCGCCCGCTCCAGTGGCAGCGAGTCCTCCGACCGCTCGGGCTTCCGGCGGCAGCTGACCTTCGTCAAGGAGTCCGCGGGCCTgccgcgccgccgccgctcagAGGTGGCCGCGCCCGAGGCCGCGACCTCCACCTCCCAGGGCGGCTCCCCCCGGCGCGGTCGGCCCGCCCTGCCCGCGGTCTTCCTGTGCTCCTCGCGCTGCGACGAGCTGCGGGCGGCCCCCCGACGACCCCCTGCAGCCAGGCCCAGCCCCGGCGAGCGGCCGCCGCGGCGCCCCAGCTCCGAAAGCCCGTCCCGCCTGCCCGTCCGCACGCCGGCCGCCCGGCCCGAGGCCGTCAAGCGCTACGCCTCCCTGCCGCACATCAGCGCGCTGCCGGGGCCCGCGGCCGACGCCGCCCGCCGCAGCAGCGACGGGGAGGCCCGGCCGCTCCCGAGGGTGGCGGCCCCGGGCACCACGTGGCGTCGCATCCGGGACGAGGATGTTCCGCACATCCTTCGGAGCACGCTGCCCGCCACCGCCCTGCCCCTGGTGGGCGCCTCCCCCGAGGAGGGCCCCGGCGGGCCCCTGCAGCGCAAGACCAGCGACGCCGTGGTCCAGACCGAGGACTTCGTTGCCTCCAAGACCAACTCCAGCACGTCTCCAAGCCTGGAGACCAGGGGGCCCCCCCAGGCCCTGGGCGGCGGCCCCACATCCTTCCCTGGCAGCGATGTGGATGGGCCCTGCCCCCCCAAGGCGCCCACCTCTGCCCCCTTCGTCCATGAGGGCCTGGGGGTGGCCGTGGGAGGCTTTCCCACCAGCCGGCACGGCTCCCCCAGCCGCGCGGCCCGCGTGCCCCCCTTCAACTATGTGCCCAGCCCCATGGTGGCAGCCACCGCCGACTTGGCCGCAGAGAAAGCCCCCACCGCTGCCCCCGCCAGCCTTCTGGAATAG